CCCGTTGCTGTCGCCGGTAACCTGCCTTTCCTGGGTACCGTGGAAGTTGCTGGAGAGTTCCCCACCGCTGGTGCTGGTGCTGTCTCGTACGGTTGTGGTGATGGTGCTGTCGGCATCGCCGCTGAGGGTCCCATTGGTGCTGCTGTCGGTCCCGCCTACGGATACGGAGGTCTGGGTGGATTCGGTGTCGGACTCGGCTACGGAGGCTACGGACTCGGTTACGCCGGTATCGGTGCTCGCGGCTGCGGTTGCGGCTGCGGTGCTTGGTACTAAACTAATAATGATGCGATCCCAACATGACGAcatgaaaatacataatatacattgtgcaacaatataatattttatttaattcaatcaaTCCCTTATATTTTAACGCCCGTattcgtaaacattatttatctaaggacagattattgctgtgataacaagtctgtttctcagctttgtttatctgatagcttgctgtttgttcagctttgtttatctgacagccaactagattaaagttgtatctcaatattagccaatcgcAACAaccctatgtctatgcactgcgagggctgccatgccgtcagcactaagatACATACTTGTTAacagtccttagataaataacgtttatgaatactgGCGTAAGTCTAAAGTTTAATCCCATGTGATCGGATAGAATTTTCGCGGTGATAGACCAGGcccgttttaaaaataattgttatttatatattattaataaaccttCATCGTACATCTTTTGGGGATATTTGTGTCCCCGGGGGGTAAATGAGATTGTTATTATACCCCAGATTTGAAGGGTGGCATATtacgcatatttatttatgcactttatatacaataaatgtaGTATGTAGGCGAACTCAATGTCCTAGGCTTAACGTTTAGGTTCATCGAACATTAGACTCAATGATTCAGGGGAAAAGTAGCTCCTTCCGTTCTCTAAGCAAGGTTCTGTGATCCTGAGGGTATTTTCACCACACTTTCTCCGAAAACATTGATAGAGTTATAATTCTACGCCTACATGATGCTATGGTATCATGAGACAGGAGATACTTTTATGTCTGGAGTTTGGGCACCTAGactcgattttttttatgaaactaaagACATAATACGTCTTACTTTAGACACTAACGTTATAGCATTTAGTTTTACACCTGTAATATAGTCAAATTTGAATGGAAACATTGCATGGCATTTGTCGGTGCTGTTGTGCTTGTTAATGAGTAATTACGTACCTCCTATTGCTTAGACATTTGATGATAGGGTAGCTTTTGAAACAggtatacaatttttatttatatatgtaataatatttaaataaaaattaatattttattgtagaactaaaattttaaatatgaatttgttttaatagctCATCTCATCTCTCATCTCATCAAATGAAAATTTCAATTGATTgaataattcttaaaaaaaaggtatcaCGCTTTGCATTCTTTCCTAAGATAGAAAAAAATGGTAAAGCAATGGtaaaatcaatgaaataaaacacatttattaaattatctaaagcAAAATTACCaatgttcaattattttaaaattatttatttaacagtttGCCAGCACATCTGTGCTGTGTATCTACACTGCTACTAGATTAGAGGCAATAAATcctattatcattataaaatctaataatcatATTCATAGCCGTTTTATCGCTCCGTCCtcagataaaaaacgtctatgaataagggggtaaaagtTTAGGATAATTTTGGATAACCCGCAGAAAAGGCttgacggattttaatgaaatttgtcacacagGCAATATGCACGATTAACGTATTTATAgtatatacaactttttaccctagtaaattaggaaaaaagttgcatattaaaattacactatttttcggattttgtagccatttttatattttgattttctccccgacgtttcgaagactttgctgccttcgTGGCTCAAGGGGTGTTGGTAATCCGCTATGTCAAAATTACGATTACTACctgcattttacaattatactttttaaatttatagttgttggtggtccgatctacggaGAATGAGCTCAAATCGTCTTGAAGTCTAACTAAACGAACTTAACTAACTaacgaaggctgaaaagtcttcgaaacgtcggaagaacaTTACactataaaaccgcgataaaatttgtcttatattcgcgtaaacataaaaaattgttataaaagtggcataataatttaatctaaaaaaacCTTAAACAAGGGAACAATTAAAATCTTCTTGACTTTTCGGTCAATCTTAAGCTGCTTCCAGTTGCAGCTGAATAATTTTAAGAGCAATCACAGTTTTACTACTCGATATAATCATATCGTTAACTAATCAGTTAACTAGGTTAGGTTATCCAtgacaaatacaataaaaatttcaagTAAGAATGTACGTTTTAGTTAtttcaatagattttttatattttaccgcCGTCTATCACTGGCGATAAagcaatactataatatatattttcgactatatttacatttttagtaCGGATATTACAGAAAAACAATGCtgcatttttatcatttatatattgttcCTTTGTCAAGTAGTCATGTTAAGTCCAAATTCGCGACAGTGCATGTAATCAGTACACGTAGGGTCCACCGCAGCCGCAGCCGCAACGTCCGGCGATGGAGACAGCACCAGCAGCAGCCGCGGTACCGCCGAACTCCACAGCGCCGATGATGGGCACCTGACCGGCGACGGCGGTGGTACCAGCCACGGGCAACTCACCGGCGACGGCCACGTTTCCGATGCCAGCACCACCATAACCACCAAGACCGTCATAACCGAAAGCACCGTAACCAAGGCCGCCATAGCCGAATCCGTCATAACCGAGGCCGCCATAGCCGAAACCGTCGTAGCCGAGACCGGCGTAACCGATGCCGCCTAGACCGCATCCACCCCAACCGGCATACCCGAGATCTCCGTAGCCGTAACCAAGACCGGCACCAAGGCACGCGCTGTAGGCattctgaaatattaaaataaaattattggttcTTGAatctctaaaatatatttgtaatacatataacTATTTTGCAGTTCATTGTGTACACAATTATGCATTTACCAACTCTTTAGAAGCATGTTAATGGAGTTAGAGCTGTAAGGTTCTTGATATAATGCCTAGAGCAGAAAAACAGTTTGTatgctttatatatttattttagatttgatAAAATAGTTGTGAATTACCCGTGATAATTGATTCTCACAAAGATGCTATCATCTTTATGAGAATCAAATATCACACTGTGGGTCATTAATAAGGTTGGCGAACCTTTAATAGATTAGTTACCCTTTTACATGCCCGTTTGGGGATAAAGACTTGTATGTCCATACCCAGTAGTTGTGATGTTTTTTACTAATGTTATTATATCAAACTTTTTACTCACGTGGATAAGGCAAGCCTGCACGCAGAGGAGAAGGAAGGCGAAAGTAGACATGTTGATGTGATTCCACTAAAGACTCAGTGTAATATGATTACAATAAACCAAAGCAGCGTTTATATACTTATGACATTCTATctacatttaataaaagtagGTATTTGTCTAATTTCGTAAtagttattatacaattatttgatAGGAATACTAGTGTTTTGCACGTACGCAACATTAAACTGTCGAGAGAGTTGCTCAATGCGTCACTCTCAGTATTGCCTGAGGGATAGTAGACAAGGTCATATTACTCAATGTCAATGCCTAATAGGATAACGAACTCTATGCTATCCACTCTTGTATAAAAAACTTCCCCGCAGCACGTGAGAATCATTCCGTTTTCAACCTCCGTTGGAATTAATCCACAATTATGTCTGTTAAAGCTATCCTCGCCTTTTGCGCCTCTGCCCTATTGGTTCAGGTGAGAAAAAAAAGACACTGttttaatgcattattattattatttttatactgacacgacaaagtgacgctgcgactgatggtaaatggagtggggtcaaatagaatgtcgactgacgagagatgattacccttcgacagttgacacaattatgccggcctgtgggaaccggatatacaccgcctgatcctggaacgcgacacacttccgtgaaccactatggtgggttttaacccCTTGTGTACCTACGGCGgccgctattcgggcggatataaaatatgtcctacatCCAGCATTAATTATTGTTCTTTCAACAAAATATTCCACATATTTTTACGTATTGGTACACATATATTATCttcttatttattgtttctcactttatattaatatctgatATACTATGTCAGAACTATTATATAGAGATtgttatagtattataattatttttgtataaatataaattttagagcGCTGTGAGCTCCTGTGTCGGACGCCTCGGCACCGCCTGGGGCTACGATGGTCTGGGCTATGGAGGTCTGGGTTACGGTGGATGCGGCTACGGTGGTCTTGGCTACGACGGATTCGGCTATGGTGGTCTGGGCTACGGTCGTCTTGGCTGCGGCATTGGCGCCATCGCTCCTGCTGCCGATATCGCCGTCGCCAGCGGTCTAGGAGCTGCCTATGGTGGAGGTCTCGGCGTCTCCAGTGCTTCTCCCATGGCCCCACCGGTCTTGCCGTAGCCTCTGAGAACATATACGAGGGTCCAGTGGCCGTCGCCGGTAACCTGCCTTTCCTCGGCACCGTAGAGGTTGCCGGGGAGTTCCCCACCGCCGGTGCTGGTGCCGTCTCTTACGGTTGTGGTGATGGTGCTGTCGGCATCGCTGCTGAGGGTCCCATCGGTGCTGCTGTCGGTCCCGCCTACGGATACGGCGCTCTGGGTGGATTCGATTACGGATTAGGTTACGGAGCCTATGGACTCGGTTACGCCGGCATTGGCGCTCGCGGCTGCGGTTGCGGATGTGGTGCTTGGTACTGAACATTATTCTAATATTGGACACTTTACATACGACCCggtattttgttgtaatataacTAATACGCAAACATCTACCTACATTGTTTTTGTTCACTATTATTCAACCCTTTTGTTAGTTACTTACAGCATAGCATGTCATATGAAACCcttaattaccataaaaataatgactaaTGAAAATGACATATCCAAGCGATAGACATGGATAAAAGATATGGGACTACTCCCATACATTTTTCTGTTTCCTATTTACGTTAACGATTGGGAAAAGTTCTTGGCTACGGCTAAGTTATAAtaagtga
This Manduca sexta isolate Smith_Timp_Sample1 unplaced genomic scaffold, JHU_Msex_v1.0 HiC_scaffold_1149, whole genome shotgun sequence DNA region includes the following protein-coding sequences:
- the LOC119191177 gene encoding chorion class CA protein ERA.1-like, with protein sequence MSTFAFLLLCVQACLIHNAYSACLGAGLGYGYGDLGYAGWGGCGLGGIGYAGLGYDGFGYGGLGYDGFGYGGLGYGAFGYDGLGGYGGAGIGNVAVAGELPVAGTTAVAGQVPIIGAVEFGGTAAAAGAVSIAGRCGCGCGGPYVY